A genomic segment from Thiomicrorhabdus aquaedulcis encodes:
- the glnE gene encoding bifunctional [glutamate--ammonia ligase]-adenylyl-L-tyrosine phosphorylase/[glutamate--ammonia-ligase] adenylyltransferase produces the protein MYSLEQVQAWSLYVSNMFKRFNDLHTPEVWRDAWPERTLYNTVYQTAIASTDETELKMHLRVQRNRMMTRIAVRDLMGLASLEESMAAISDLADALVTSALDWHYERFCVRYGTPIGRESGKPQTMLVIGMGKLGGQELNFSSDIDLIFAYPEGGETQGASRPLANDQFFIRLGQALNKSLVEMTGDGFVYRVDMRLRPFGDGGPLAVSFAGLEHYYELHGRAWERYALVKARVMAGNVDEAQALFNVLRPFVYRRYVDFSAMDSLRELKQMIAAEVAKKGMHDNIKLGRGGIREIEFITQAFQLVHGGRDKTLQGRALLPMLEILCQHGFIDITVYQGLKEAYVFLRRAENRLQAWDDQQTHSLPKESHQQLMLANAMGFADYAAFLTTLNVHRNFVEAQFAEVFAVDEACGTHDLMTELWLSALDEADKLAEFSLSSHDADDFLAQLLSFKTSRMVQTLGKEGTERLNATIPLIMREVLQCDYSPELLKRVLAVVESVVKRSVYLVLLKENPQALKNLVKLCQVSLWVADMLVKYPALMDQLLDERTLYEPMNAQALQREVTSLLHNANGDEEQFMEEIRQWKHAQVFKVAAADITGNVPIMQVSDYLTWIAQAVLHAVVEFAWQLSLKKSGLPGGMTPDNQRNPFMVIGYGKLGGIELGYGSDLDIVFVYEGLNPSAQSINPSGKAVDNSIYFVRMGQKIISLMTTLMPAGVLYEVDTRLRPNGVSGMMVIDFDGFTKYIEQKAWNWEHQAFVRARAVVGDAQSVAHFDAFKQSFLQQARNPQTVRAEVVEMRQKMQASLDKSTAQEFDLKQGQGGIVDIEFMMQYLVLAFAQQYPQLSQFSDNVRILEAVKATQLLPSESVDMLTQAYKVYRSKYHRMALQNQAPMVSSECYSEERQAVVAVWKGLMLAG, from the coding sequence ATGTATTCATTAGAACAAGTGCAAGCTTGGAGTTTGTATGTTAGCAATATGTTTAAGCGTTTTAACGATTTACACACCCCAGAGGTGTGGCGTGACGCTTGGCCAGAACGAACACTTTACAACACGGTTTATCAAACGGCGATAGCGTCCACCGACGAGACCGAGTTAAAAATGCATTTGCGGGTGCAACGTAATCGTATGATGACACGCATCGCCGTGCGCGATTTAATGGGCTTGGCCTCATTAGAAGAGAGTATGGCGGCTATTTCAGACTTGGCCGATGCCTTAGTAACCAGTGCGTTGGATTGGCACTATGAACGTTTTTGTGTGCGTTACGGCACGCCAATAGGGCGTGAGTCGGGCAAGCCACAAACCATGCTGGTGATTGGTATGGGTAAATTGGGCGGACAAGAACTAAACTTCTCATCGGACATTGATCTTATTTTTGCGTATCCAGAGGGCGGTGAAACCCAGGGCGCTTCGCGTCCATTGGCTAACGATCAGTTTTTTATTCGCTTAGGGCAGGCGCTTAATAAATCGTTGGTAGAAATGACCGGCGATGGCTTTGTCTATAGGGTGGATATGCGGCTGCGGCCGTTTGGCGATGGTGGGCCTTTGGCGGTGAGTTTTGCAGGGCTTGAGCATTACTATGAGCTGCATGGCCGAGCTTGGGAGCGTTATGCGTTGGTAAAAGCCCGTGTAATGGCTGGAAATGTCGATGAGGCGCAAGCACTGTTTAATGTTTTACGGCCGTTTGTCTATCGACGATATGTTGACTTTAGTGCCATGGATTCGTTGCGTGAGCTTAAACAGATGATTGCCGCCGAAGTCGCTAAAAAAGGCATGCACGACAATATTAAGTTGGGACGCGGCGGAATTAGAGAAATTGAATTTATAACTCAAGCGTTTCAACTGGTGCACGGCGGACGCGACAAAACCCTACAAGGACGCGCGCTGTTGCCCATGTTAGAGATTTTATGTCAGCACGGGTTTATTGATATAACCGTGTATCAAGGGCTTAAAGAGGCGTATGTGTTTTTACGGCGCGCCGAAAATCGTTTGCAAGCCTGGGACGACCAACAAACCCACAGCTTGCCTAAAGAATCGCATCAGCAACTTATGCTGGCCAATGCCATGGGGTTTGCTGATTACGCGGCCTTCTTAACCACCTTAAACGTGCATCGCAACTTTGTAGAAGCGCAATTTGCCGAAGTCTTTGCCGTAGACGAGGCTTGTGGCACACACGATTTAATGACCGAGCTGTGGTTAAGTGCCTTGGACGAAGCCGATAAACTGGCCGAATTTAGTTTATCGTCTCACGATGCAGACGACTTTTTAGCTCAATTACTCAGTTTTAAAACCAGTCGAATGGTGCAAACGCTGGGCAAAGAAGGCACTGAACGACTTAACGCCACCATACCGCTCATTATGCGTGAGGTCTTGCAGTGCGATTACAGCCCAGAACTGCTCAAGCGCGTGTTAGCGGTGGTCGAATCGGTGGTTAAACGCAGCGTCTATTTGGTTCTGCTGAAAGAAAATCCTCAGGCGCTTAAAAACCTGGTTAAGTTGTGTCAGGTGAGTTTGTGGGTGGCCGATATGTTGGTCAAATACCCAGCCTTGATGGATCAGTTGCTCGACGAGCGAACGCTCTACGAACCCATGAACGCTCAAGCATTGCAGCGTGAAGTAACAAGCTTATTGCACAACGCCAACGGTGACGAAGAGCAATTTATGGAAGAGATTCGCCAATGGAAACACGCCCAAGTGTTTAAAGTGGCGGCGGCCGACATTACCGGCAATGTGCCTATTATGCAAGTCAGTGACTATTTAACCTGGATTGCCCAAGCCGTTTTGCACGCCGTGGTGGAGTTTGCTTGGCAACTTAGCCTTAAAAAATCGGGGCTGCCGGGTGGCATGACCCCCGATAATCAGCGCAACCCTTTTATGGTGATTGGTTACGGTAAGCTGGGCGGTATTGAGCTGGGTTATGGTTCGGATTTGGACATTGTGTTTGTCTACGAAGGGCTTAACCCCAGTGCGCAATCCATTAATCCGAGTGGCAAAGCGGTGGATAACTCTATTTACTTTGTGCGCATGGGGCAAAAAATCATCTCGCTCATGACCACGCTCATGCCCGCAGGTGTACTCTACGAAGTGGACACCCGCTTACGCCCCAACGGCGTGTCGGGCATGATGGTGATTGATTTTGATGGCTTTACCAAATACATAGAGCAAAAAGCCTGGAACTGGGAGCATCAAGCGTTTGTACGTGCCAGAGCAGTGGTGGGTGACGCACAAAGTGTGGCTCATTTTGATGCTTTTAAACAAAGCTTTTTGCAACAAGCACGCAACCCACAAACGGTGCGCGCCGAAGTGGTTGAAATGCGCCAAAAAATGCAAGCCTCACTGGATAAAAGCACGGCTCAAGAGTTTGATTTAAAGCAAGGGCAGGGTGGCATTGTAGACATAGAATTTATGATGCAATATTTAGTCCTGGCCTTTGCACAACAATACCCGCAGTTGTCTCAATTTAGCGATAACGTGCGTATCTTAGAAGCCGTTAAAGCCACCCAGTTATTGCCCAGTGAATCGGTGGATATGTTAACGCAGGCCTACAAAGTGTACCGGTCAAAATACCACCGCATGGCCTTACAAAATCAAGCGCCCATGGTAAGTTCAGAGTGCTACTCGGAAGAGCGTCAAGCTGTGGTCGCGGTTTGGAAGGGGTTGATGTTGGCGGGTTAG
- the glnA gene encoding type I glutamate--ammonia ligase, producing MPQAIFDLIQEKDVKWADLRFTDTHGKEQHVTVPASKVDEDFFTDGQSFDGSSIEGWKGIHNSDMILMPQTDGYVIDPFTNDPTIIIRCMVIDPNTMESYEKDPRGIALKAEAYLKSTGIADTAFFGPEPEFFIFDDVRWGADISGCFVKIDGGEAAWNSEKAYEGGNMGHRPSIKGGYFPVPPVDQLHEVRADICVMAEEMGLKIEAHHHEVATAGQCELAVGGNTLTAKADEVQILKYAVHNTCHALGKTATFMAKPIVGDNGSGMHINQSLTKNGKNIFAGDVYSGLSQEAIWYIGGLMKHARALNAFTNPGTNSYKRLVPGFEAPILLAYSGKNRSASIRIPYAPSERARRVELRFPDPTANPYLAFAASLMAGLDGILNKIDPGAPAEKDLYDLEPEEEAQFKTVCSSLDQALEELDKDREFLTKSGVFTDEMIDAYIELKMKDVTRMRATTHPIEFDMYYSM from the coding sequence ATGCCACAAGCTATTTTTGATTTAATCCAAGAAAAAGACGTCAAATGGGCTGACTTACGCTTTACTGACACACACGGTAAAGAACAACATGTCACCGTTCCTGCGTCTAAAGTAGACGAAGATTTCTTTACCGACGGTCAATCGTTTGACGGCTCATCTATCGAAGGTTGGAAAGGCATTCATAATTCAGACATGATTCTGATGCCACAAACCGACGGTTACGTAATAGATCCTTTCACCAACGATCCAACCATCATCATTCGCTGTATGGTTATTGACCCCAACACCATGGAATCTTATGAAAAAGATCCACGTGGTATTGCGTTAAAAGCAGAAGCTTACCTAAAATCAACCGGCATTGCCGACACAGCGTTTTTTGGTCCAGAACCTGAATTCTTCATTTTTGATGACGTTCGTTGGGGCGCTGACATCTCTGGTTGCTTTGTTAAGATTGACGGTGGCGAAGCCGCTTGGAACTCTGAAAAAGCCTACGAAGGCGGCAACATGGGTCACCGCCCAAGCATTAAAGGCGGTTATTTTCCAGTTCCTCCGGTTGACCAGTTGCACGAAGTACGTGCCGACATCTGCGTTATGGCCGAAGAAATGGGTCTAAAAATTGAAGCGCACCACCACGAAGTGGCCACCGCTGGACAGTGCGAATTAGCTGTAGGTGGTAACACCCTTACCGCTAAAGCCGACGAAGTGCAAATTCTTAAATACGCCGTGCACAACACCTGTCACGCCTTGGGCAAAACCGCTACGTTTATGGCCAAACCCATCGTAGGCGACAACGGTTCAGGCATGCACATTAACCAGTCTTTAACCAAAAATGGCAAAAACATTTTTGCCGGTGACGTATATTCTGGTTTATCGCAAGAAGCCATTTGGTACATTGGCGGCTTAATGAAGCACGCCCGCGCCCTAAACGCCTTTACTAACCCTGGAACTAACTCATACAAGCGTTTGGTTCCTGGCTTTGAAGCGCCTATTTTATTGGCCTACTCTGGTAAAAACCGTTCAGCCTCTATTCGCATCCCTTACGCGCCGTCTGAGCGCGCACGTCGTGTTGAATTACGTTTTCCAGATCCAACGGCTAACCCATACCTAGCGTTTGCGGCAAGCTTAATGGCTGGTTTAGACGGTATTTTAAATAAAATTGATCCAGGCGCTCCGGCTGAAAAAGATCTTTACGATTTAGAGCCAGAAGAAGAAGCGCAATTTAAAACCGTTTGCTCATCACTAGACCAAGCGTTAGAAGAGTTGGATAAAGACCGTGAATTCTTGACCAAAAGCGGTGTGTTCACCGACGAGATGATTGACGCGTACATTGAACTAAAAATGAAAGACGTTACTCGCATGCGCGCCACCACGCACCCGATTGAGTTTGACATGTACTATTCAATGTAA